CTACTTCCCGTTCAACGTGATGATGAACGTGATGACGCCGCTCTCGCGCAAGGCCGGCCCCGAGATGAACCGCACCACGGTCGAGAACGTGAAGGCCGCGGGCTTCCGCCTCACGAAGGTGACGCACGTCTTCCTCGACGTGGTCAAGACGATCTCGGCGGCACGCTAGGCGCCGCGCCCGCCGCGGGCGGCCGGCTCCCGACCACGCCCGGCAGCACGAGCAGGTCGGCGAGCAGCGACGCGCCGATCGCCACGCCCGTCACGAGCCCGAAGCTCGACAGGCTCTTCCACGGCACGAGGAAGAGCACGAGGAAGCCCGCCGCGAGCGCGCCCGCCGTCGTGAAGAGCGCGCGCCCGACCTCGCGCAGCGACGCGTCCATCGCGTGCTCGCGCGCGAGCCCGTGCGCCCGGAAGCGCTGGTAGCCGGCGAGCAGGTGCAGCGCCTCGTCGACGCCGAGCCCGAGCAGCACGGACGCGACCATCGCGGTGCCCATGTCGAGCGGGATGCCGAGGAAGCCCATCGCGCCGAGCGTGAGCACGACGGGGAGCGTCGTCGGGACCATCGCGAGCAGCGCGAGGCGGAGCGAGCGCAGGCACAGCGCCGTCAGCGCGAACACCATCGCGAGCGCCTGTCCGAAGCTCCCGATCTGCGTGTCGCGGATCTCGTCGATCATGCGGCTCACGACGGCGAGCGGGCCCGTGACGACGACGCGCGATCCCGCCGGCGCGGCGGCGCGCGCCTCGCGCTCGACGTTCGCGACGAGGTCGCGGAGCGCGTCCTGCGGGAGCTTCTCGCCCTGGAACGAGACGCGCAGCGCGGCGCCGCGCGCGTCGGTCGCGGGCGCCGCGAACAGCGCGACCTGCGCCGGCTGCTCGGCGCGCATCAGGCGGAAGAGCTGCGCGGGGCGCCGCGAGTCGGCGCCGTCGGCCGCGACGTCGAGCGGCGGGCCGGGAACGAGCGCCGCGAGCTCGCGCAGCGGCGCGAGCACGGAGAGCGCGCGGTCGAGCCCGTTCGCGCGCGCGAGGCCCTCGATGCGCGCGACGGCGCGGAGCGCATCGAGCGACGTCGGCTCCGTGCCGGGGGGGAGCTCGAGCGCGACCTCGAGCGTGTCGCCGCCGCGCAGCGCGGCGGCTTCGCGCGCCCAGCGCACCACCTGGCTCTGCTCGCCGTAGAGCTCCTCGAAGCTCGCGTCGATCGAGAGGCGCGCGATGCCGAAGCCGCCCACCACGGTGAGCGCGGCCGCCGCGAGCAGGATGCGCGCGCGCCCGCGCGCGACGTGGTCGGCGATCGCACCGACCACGCGGCTCCACGCGGCGTGCGAGCGCGGCACGGCGACGAGCCGCGCCGGGACGCGCACGAGCGCGATCGGGAGCAGGAAGAACGTCGCGGCGAAGGCCGCGATCACGCCGAAGGCCGCGACCCAGCCGAAGCGCACGAGGCTCTCGAGGCCGCTCGCCGAGAACGACGCGAAGCCCGCGGCCGTCGTGAGCGCCGTGTAGAAGGCGGGTCGCCCGACCTCGGCGAGCGCGCGCAGCGCGACGCGCTCGCGGCCCGCGCGGTCGCCCGGGGCACCGCCCGGGCCGTCTTCCTCCTCCGCGCACATCTCCGCGTACGTCGTGACGACGTGGATGCCGTAGCAGACGCCGATCGTGAGCATGAGCGGCGGCAGCACCTGGAAGAAGCTCGTGCGCGGCCAGCCGAGCCACCCCTGGAGCCCCACCGTCCACACGAGCGCGAGCCCCGCCGTCGCGAGCGCGAGCACGGACGGCACGAGCGAACGGAACGCGACGAGGAGGATGACGCCGACGAGCACGACGATCGCCGGCACGAGCCGCTGCACCTGGTGGTCGAGCTCGCGTCCCGCGACCACGAACTCGACCGGGCCGCCGACGAGCGCGAAGCGGTGCCCCCGCGCCTCGAAGCGCGCGAGCGCGGCGCGCGCGCCGTCGACCGCGCGCTCGGCCGTCGCGCCCGACGAGTCGGCGAGCTCGACGACGAGCGCGCCCGCGCGCCCGTCGGCCGACACGATCTGCCCCTCCCAGACGGGGTCGCGCACCGCGCGCGCGGCGAGGGCCTCGAGGTCCGGTGCGGGCGTGCCGCCGGGCGCGAGGCGACGCGCGCGCGGCAGGTCGAACAGCTCGGGCGCGAGGAGTGGCGTCGTCGCCGGGCCCTCGACGCGCGAGACGCCCGGGAGCGCGGCGATCTCCTCCGCGAGGTCGTGGGCCATGGCGAGCGCGCCGGCGTCGAACACGCTCTCGCACGGCGCGCCGTCGCCGCAGCGGTAGACGATCGCGAACGGAACGCCGCCGCCGAAGCGCGTCGTCACCTCCTCGAGGTCGCGCACGACGGGATGGCCGGCGCCGAGGAAGGCGCGATAGCCCGAATCGGTCCCGACGCGCAGCGCGCCCGCGCCGAGCGCGGCGGTCGCGAGCGCGGCGACGAGCAGCACGCGCAGCGGCGCGCGCAGGCAGAGCGAGGCGAGGCGGTCCATGCGGATGTCGTGGCTCCCGGGGCTCGCGCGCGCCCGATGCTAGGTGACCCGGCGCGGCTCGGGGGCCCCTTCGTCGGCGCGGCGCCCGCGCGAGGCCGGCGGCTCGCCCGCGGCGAGCCGGAGCAGCGCGCCGAACGCCGGCGGCGCCGCCGCGAGCAGCGCGAAGGCCGCGCGCCGCGCGCGCGGGTGCGCGACGCCCGTCGCGAGCAGCGCGGCGAAGCCCCGGTGCACGCGCGTGAGCCGGCGCCAGTCGGCCTCGTAGCGCGCGAGCGGCGCGCCCTCGGCGATCGTTCGCGCGAGCGCGCGCGCGCACGCGAGCCCGACCGTGATGCCCTCGCCCGTGACCGCGTCCGTGTAGCCCGCCGCGTCGCCGACGAGCGCGATGCCCGGCGCCGTGCGCGCGCGCGCGCCCTGCCAGAACGGGCCCGCGCCGCGCACGGTCGAGACGCGTTCCGCGTCGGCGAGGCGCCGGGCGAGGGCGGGGAAGCGCGCGAGGTGCGCGTCGTAGCTCCCGCCGTCGCCGCGCCAGAGGAGCGCGACGCCGACCTCGTCGGCCGCGACGGGCGTCACGTACGCCTCGATGCCCTCGCCCCAGTGCACCTCGACGAGGTCGCTCCACGGCGCGACGCGGAAGTGGCGGCGCATCCCGAACCGGCGCCGCCGCGCGGGTGGCGACGCGAGCCCCGCGCGCGCGCGCACGCGGCTCGCGAGCCCGTCGGCGCCGACGAGCACGCGCGCGCGGAGCTCGCCCTCCGAGGTCGTCGCGCGCACGCCCGCGGCGTCGGCGTCGAACGACTCGAGCGCACAGCCGAAGCGCACGTCGACGCCCGCGCGCGCGGCGGCGTCGAGCAGCGCGCGCGAGAGCGCGGTGCGGCGGACGCCGAGCCCGGGCCCGCTGCGGAACGCGCCGGTGAGCGTGCGCGCGCCGTCGACGAAGCGCACGCCCCGGAAGCGCGCGGCGGGCAGCGCGGGGAGCGCGACGCCGAGCGCGTCGAGCGCGCGCACGCCGGCGGGCATGATCCCTTCGCCGCAGGCCTTGTCGAGCGGCGGCGCGCGGCGCTCGACGACGAGCGCGCGCGCGCCGCGGCGCGCGAGCTCGATCGCGGTGGCGAGACCGACGGGGCCCGCGCCGACGACGAGCGCGTCAAGCGCGCGCACGGGCGAACGCGCGCAGCGAGCGCGCCATCTCGAGGGCGAGCCGCGGCAGCGACACCTTGCCGGGCGGCGCGAGCTCGCCGCCGCGGTACAGCCGGAGCGCCTCGGCGCGCCGGATCTTCCCGCTCGAGGTGCGCGGCAGCGTGCCGGGCGCGAGCACGACGACGCGCCCCGCGACGAGCCCGCTCACCTCGAGCGCGCGCCGCCGCGCGGCGATCTCGATCCCGGTGTCGCCGTCGGGCGACGCGTCGTGCGCGCGCTCGACGAGCAGCCACAGCTCCTCGCCGCTCCCGTCGTCGGCGAGCGCGCCGACGGCCGCGCTGCAGCCCGCGCGCACGCCCGGCAGGTCGTCGAGCGCGCGCTCGATGTCCTGCGGCGCGTGGTTGCGGCCGCGCACGACGATCAGGTCCTTCGCCCGGCCGTGGAGGTGGAGCTCGCCGTTCCACAGGAAGCCGACGTCACCGGTGTCGAGCCAGCCGTCGCGCAGCGCGGCGGCGGTCGCTTCGGGCCGCCCGTCGTAGCCCTCCATGATCGACGGCCCGCGCACGCGCACGCGGCCGACCTCGCCCGCCGAGAGAGCGCGCCCCCGCTCGTCCGCGATCTCGATCGCGAAGCCGGGGAGCGGCGGGCCGAGCGAGACGATCGACGTCGCGCCCGCGGCCTCGCTCGCGACGGCGCGGCCGTCGCGCTGCAGCGCGCGCGCGTCGAAGCGGTGGACGGCGAAGCGGCGGTCGAGCGCGCTGAACGTCACCGCGAGCGTCGCTTCGGCGAGGCCGTAGACGGGAGTCAGCGCCTCCTCGCGGAGTCCGTAGGCGGCGAAGCGCTCGACGAATCGGTCGAGCACCGCCGGCGTGACGGGCTCGGCGCCGTTCATCGCGACGCGCCAGGACGAGAGGTCGACGCCCTCGAGCTCGTCGTCGCGCACGCGCTCCGCACACAGCGCGTAGGCGAAGTTCGGCGCGGGGCTGATCGTGGCGCGGTGGCGCGAGATCGCGCGCAGCCACAGCGCGGGGCGCGCGATGAAGTGCTCGGGCGGGATCAGCGCGAGGTCGCACCCGTGGAAGAGCGACGTGAAGATGCCGCCGACGAGCCCCATGTCGTGGTAGAGCGGCAGCCAGCTCGCGGCCGAGTGCACGAAGCCGTCGACTTCGGGATGGACGGTGCGCACGGCGTCGCCGATCGCCGCGACGTTGGCGAGGATCTGTCGGTGCGTGAGCGCGACGGGCTTCGGCGCCTGCGTCGTGCCGGACGAGAACTGGATGAAGCCGAGCGCGTCGGGGTCGAGCTCGCGCGCGAGCCCGCGGAAGGCGCGCAGGCTCGCGAGCCCCTCGCAGCCGAGCTCGGGACGTGCGCGCTCGATCGTGCGGCCGAGCACGCGCTGCGTGCGCGAATCCGCGAGCACGAGCCGCACGCGCGCCGCGTCGAGCATCGCGGCCGTGCGCTCGTGGTACTCGTCGAGGCGGCCGAGGCGCACGGGCGGGTAGAGCGGAACGGGCACGGCGCCGGCGAGCACGGCGCCGAAGAAGCCGTCGAAGAACTCGGGGCTCGTCGCCGCGACGATCGCCACGCGGTCGCCCGGCTCGACGCCGCGCGCGGCGAGGCCGGCCGCCGCCCGGCGCGCGCGCTCGGCGAGCTCCGCGTGCGAGAGCTTCGTCTCGCGCTCGCGCGCATCGACGAAGGTGATCGCGCCGCCGAGCCCGGCGGCCTCCTCGAGGCGGGAAGCCAGCGTCGCGGTCATGGTCGTCCTCCTGCGCGGCGCGTGTCGTCGATCCACGCGACGAGCTCGCCCGCGGTCCGGATCTCGCGCTCGCCGTCGGGCTCGAGCTCGATCTCGAACAGGTTCTCGAGCTCGACGACGAGGTCGAGCTGCTGGATCGAGTCGAGCGCGAGGTCGGCGACGAGGTCCGTGTCGGCGTCGATCGCCGCCGTGCTCCCGAGCCGCTCGCGCGCGAGGCGGCGCAGCTCGGTCC
This Myxococcota bacterium DNA region includes the following protein-coding sequences:
- a CDS encoding MMPL family transporter, which translates into the protein MDRLASLCLRAPLRVLLVAALATAALGAGALRVGTDSGYRAFLGAGHPVVRDLEEVTTRFGGGVPFAIVYRCGDGAPCESVFDAGALAMAHDLAEEIAALPGVSRVEGPATTPLLAPELFDLPRARRLAPGGTPAPDLEALAARAVRDPVWEGQIVSADGRAGALVVELADSSGATAERAVDGARAALARFEARGHRFALVGGPVEFVVAGRELDHQVQRLVPAIVVLVGVILLVAFRSLVPSVLALATAGLALVWTVGLQGWLGWPRTSFFQVLPPLMLTIGVCYGIHVVTTYAEMCAEEEDGPGGAPGDRAGRERVALRALAEVGRPAFYTALTTAAGFASFSASGLESLVRFGWVAAFGVIAAFAATFFLLPIALVRVPARLVAVPRSHAAWSRVVGAIADHVARGRARILLAAAALTVVGGFGIARLSIDASFEELYGEQSQVVRWAREAAALRGGDTLEVALELPPGTEPTSLDALRAVARIEGLARANGLDRALSVLAPLRELAALVPGPPLDVAADGADSRRPAQLFRLMRAEQPAQVALFAAPATDARGAALRVSFQGEKLPQDALRDLVANVEREARAAAPAGSRVVVTGPLAVVSRMIDEIRDTQIGSFGQALAMVFALTALCLRSLRLALLAMVPTTLPVVLTLGAMGFLGIPLDMGTAMVASVLLGLGVDEALHLLAGYQRFRAHGLAREHAMDASLREVGRALFTTAGALAAGFLVLFLVPWKSLSSFGLVTGVAIGASLLADLLVLPGVVGSRPPAAGAAPSVPPRSS
- a CDS encoding NAD(P)/FAD-dependent oxidoreductase, with the translated sequence MRALDALVVGAGPVGLATAIELARRGARALVVERRAPPLDKACGEGIMPAGVRALDALGVALPALPAARFRGVRFVDGARTLTGAFRSGPGLGVRRTALSRALLDAAARAGVDVRFGCALESFDADAAGVRATTSEGELRARVLVGADGLASRVRARAGLASPPARRRRFGMRRHFRVAPWSDLVEVHWGEGIEAYVTPVAADEVGVALLWRGDGGSYDAHLARFPALARRLADAERVSTVRGAGPFWQGARARTAPGIALVGDAAGYTDAVTGEGITVGLACARALARTIAEGAPLARYEADWRRLTRVHRGFAALLATGVAHPRARRAAFALLAAAPPAFGALLRLAAGEPPASRGRRADEGAPEPRRVT
- a CDS encoding acyl carrier protein — protein: MTQPTERDTWTELRRLARERLGSTAAIDADTDLVADLALDSIQQLDLVVELENLFEIELEPDGEREIRTAGELVAWIDDTRRAGGRP
- a CDS encoding fatty acyl-AMP ligase, translated to MTATLASRLEEAAGLGGAITFVDARERETKLSHAELAERARRAAAGLAARGVEPGDRVAIVAATSPEFFDGFFGAVLAGAVPVPLYPPVRLGRLDEYHERTAAMLDAARVRLVLADSRTQRVLGRTIERARPELGCEGLASLRAFRGLARELDPDALGFIQFSSGTTQAPKPVALTHRQILANVAAIGDAVRTVHPEVDGFVHSAASWLPLYHDMGLVGGIFTSLFHGCDLALIPPEHFIARPALWLRAISRHRATISPAPNFAYALCAERVRDDELEGVDLSSWRVAMNGAEPVTPAVLDRFVERFAAYGLREEALTPVYGLAEATLAVTFSALDRRFAVHRFDARALQRDGRAVASEAAGATSIVSLGPPLPGFAIEIADERGRALSAGEVGRVRVRGPSIMEGYDGRPEATAAALRDGWLDTGDVGFLWNGELHLHGRAKDLIVVRGRNHAPQDIERALDDLPGVRAGCSAAVGALADDGSGEELWLLVERAHDASPDGDTGIEIAARRRALEVSGLVAGRVVVLAPGTLPRTSSGKIRRAEALRLYRGGELAPPGKVSLPRLALEMARSLRAFARARA